From Oncorhynchus mykiss isolate Arlee chromosome 6, USDA_OmykA_1.1, whole genome shotgun sequence, the proteins below share one genomic window:
- the LOC110510501 gene encoding myelin-oligodendrocyte glycoprotein-like has translation MAESRVHNQFKLTSKNYVEADVGEEVTLPCHLSPDTSAVATTIRWFKGTECIYLYKNGQVTERSGYKGRVSLITQELERGNVSLRLRDFRWSDTGFYICQVIHGEQKEEAAVGLRDREGKCSRTPVMFLNT, from the coding sequence ATCAGTTTAAACTCACCTCAAAAAACTATGTGGAGGCTGATGTTGGTGAAGAGGTCACCCTCCCCTGTCACCTCTCACCTGACACCAGTGCTGTTGCCACGACGATCAGGTGGTTTAAAGGGACAGAGTGTATTTACCTGTATAAGAATGGCCAGGTGACAGAGAGGAGTGGCTATAAGGGCAGAGTGAGTCTGATCACCCAGGAGCTGGAGAGAGGCAACGTGTCTCTGAGGCTGAGAGACTTCAGGTGGTCAGATACAGGATTCTACATCTGTCAGGTCATCCATGGAGAACAGAAGGAGGAGGCTGCAGTGGGTTTAAGGGACAGAGAAGGTAAGTGTTCTAGAACTCCAGTAATGTTTCTAAACacctaa
- the LOC118964813 gene encoding myelin-oligodendrocyte glycoprotein-like, giving the protein MAESRVHNQFKLTSEDHVEVKVGEEVTLPCHLSPDTSAVATTISWFKGTECIYLYKNGQVTERSGYEGRVSLITKELKRGNVSLRLRDFRRSDTGFYICQVIHGEQKDEAAVSLLVREAPISGLQYLQRETQEDKLKREASAGELVGGETSDTDPTLPLRRTNSMELPPPSMGGESSSPDSPVSPK; this is encoded by the exons ATGGCAGAGTCCAGAGTTCATA ATCAGTTTAAACTCACCTCAGAAGACCATGTGGAGGTTAAAGTTGGTGAAGAGGTCACCCTCCCCTGTCACCTCTCACCTGACACCAGTGCTGTTGCCACGACGATCAGTTGGTTTAAAGGGACAGAGTGTATTTACCTGTATAAGAATGGCCAGGTGACAGAGAGGAGTGGCTATGAGGGCAGAGTGAGTCTGATCACAAAGGAGCTGAAGAGAGGCAACGTGTCTCTGAGGCTGAGAGACTTCAGGAGGTCAGATACAGGATTCTACATCTGTCAGGTCATCCATGGAGAACAGAAGGATGAGGCTGCAGTGAGTTTATTGGTCAGAGAAG CACCAA TCTCAGGATTACAGTATTTACAACGTGAGACCCAGGAGGACAAGCTGAAGAGGGAGGCATCAGCTGGTGAGCTTG TGGGAGGAGAGACCTCAGATACAGACCCCACACTTCCACTGAGGAGGACAAACAGCATGGAGTTACCTCCTCCATCTA tgggaggagagagcagcagtCCAGACTCCCCAGTGTCTCCCAAATAA
- the LOC110510488 gene encoding trichohyalin isoform X2, whose amino-acid sequence MFKEMMNQLEEKDKQLDDMTQEVREKDKQLDDMTQEVREKDKQLDDMTQEVREKENQLEEKDKQLKDRAIQLEALRKNLQDKNSQVENFRVLLQEKYLQLEDRNHRLGEKDRLLEERDKQLKDRDIQLEDSNHRLGEKDRLLEERDKQLKDRDIQLEDRNHRLGEKDRLLEERVKQLKDRDIQLEDRNHRLGEKDRLLEERDKLLEERDRLLEERDKLLEERDKLLEERDRLLEGKENELKERRQEVEERRQEVEEKDNLLEERENQLKERDKQVEDVNNENAELAQQICDVKTEVERLRREISAQMTEHGETSDTGSILPVRRRDSMEVPPSMGGETSDTDPTLPLRRRHSMELPHPYMGGETSDTDPTLPLRRRHSMELIPPHMGGESSSPDSTVSPSVSELRLVLLGRTGAGRSAAGNTILGREEFGAQASPSAVTQRSKRREGDVCGRRLVLVDTPDWFCPGLSLEEMRQDVGLCVRLSAPGPHAFLLVIPVEPSKGEERGVLERIEEMFGEGCWGHTVILFTHDDGLKEQSIEEFLQAGSQDLQQLVEKSGSRYHVLNIKDRAHGTQVSELLDQVEEMVAGNRERFYSSQTYQEAEDQVRKMEGNIQRERGERKQREERDLRERLQKELQDSLIKIEGVIQEHEGDIRTLSERTSELERQVKEERDEEKKRELERELKRESDRREEMERKLERFREKRENERSEMEERHRQEMENYEGQARVEAERNLMKIVLPELQRNIMISQTKMEREFSRQMEEKNRQMKEKDRQMKEKDRQMKEKDREIEEKDRVIVERDGDIEGLIERLREMCK is encoded by the exons ATGTTTAAAGAGATGATGAATCAACTAGAGGAGAAAGACAAACAACTGGATGATATGACccaggaagtgagagagaaagacaaacaaCTGGATGATATGACccaggaagtgagagagaaagacaaacaaCTGGATGATATGACccaggaagtgagagagaaagaaaaccaaCTGGAAGAGAAAGACAAGCAACTAAAGGATAGAGCCATTCAACTAGAGGCTCTGAGAAAGAACCTGCAGGACAAGAACAGCCAAGTAGAGAACTTCAGAGTCCTACTGCAGGAAAAATACCTTCAACTAGAGGACAGGAACCACAGactgggagagaaggacagactactggaagagagagacaaacaactAAAGGATAGAGACATTCAACTAGAGGACAGCAACCACAGactgggagagaaggacagactactggaagagagagacaaacaactAAAGGATAGAGACATTCAACTAGAGGACAGGAACCACAGactgggagagaaggacagactaCTGGAAGAGAGAGTCAAACAACTAAAGGATAGAGACATTCAACTAGAGGACAGGAACCACAGactgggagagaaggacagactactggaagagagagacaaactactggaagagagagac agactactggaagagagagacaaactactggaagagagagacaaactactggaagagagagacagactactggAGGGAAAAGAAAATGAACtaaaagagaggagacaggaagtagaagagaggagacaggaagtaGAAGAGAAAGACAACctactagaggagagagagaaccagttaaaggagagagacaaacaggtGGAGGATGTCAACAATGAAAATGCTGAACTGG CTCAACAGATATGTGATGTGAAGactgaggtagagagactgagaagagagATCTCAGCCCAGATGACTG AACATGGAGAGACGTCAGATACAGGTTCCATACTCCCAGTCAGGAGGAGAGACAGCATGGAGGTTCCTCCATCCA TGGGAGGAGAGACCTCAGATACAGACCCCACACTTCCACTGAGGAGGAGACACAGCATGGAGTTACCTCATCCATATA TGGGAGGAGAGACCTCTGATACAGACCCCACACTTCCACTGAGGAGGAGACACAGCATGGAGTTAATTCCTCCACATA tgggaggagagagcagcagtCCAGACTCCACAGTGTCTCCCAGTGTGTCTGAGCTGAGACTGGTGCTGCTGGGGAGGACTGGGGCTGGGAGGAGTGCAGCAGGAAACACCATCCTGGGCAGAGAGGAGTTTGGGGCCCAGGCCAGCCCCTCTGCAGTGACCCAGAGGagtaagaggagagagggggacgtGTGTGGGAGACGGCTGGTGCTGGTGGACACTCCAGACTGGTTCTGTCCTGGACTCTCTCTGGAGGAGATGAGACAGGATGTGGGGctctgtgtccgtctgtctgcccCGGGACCCCACGCCTTCCTCCTGGTCATACCAGTGGAGCCCtctaagggggaggagagaggggtgctggagagaatagaggagatgtTTGGGGAGGGTTGTTGGGGACACACTGTGATTCTATTCACCCATGATGATGGCCTGAAAGAGCAGAGCATTGAGGAGTTTCTCCAAGCAGGAAGTCAGGACCTCCAGCAGCTTGTGGAGAAAAGTGGGAGCAGGTACCACGTCCTCAACATTAAGGACAGGGCCCATGGCACTCAGGTATCAGAGCTGCTGgatcaggtagaggagatggtggcaggaaacagagagagattctACAGCAGTCAGACCTACCAGGAGGCAGAGGACCAGGTTAGAAAGATGGAGGGaaacatccagagagagagaggagagaggaaacagagggaggagagagacttgAGAGAGAGGCTTCAGAAGGAGTTGCAGGACTCTCTGATAAAGATAGAGGGAGTGATCCAGGAACATGAGGGAGATATCAGAACACTCAGTGAAAGAACCAGTGAACTGGAGAGACAGgtgaaagaagagagggatgaggagaagaaaagagagctGGAGAGGGAGCTGAAGAGGGAGTCTgataggagggaggagatggagagaaagctggagagatttagagagaagagagagaatgagaggagtgagatggaggagagacacagacaggagaTGGAGAACTATGAAGGACAGGCCAGAGTTGAAGCAGAGAGAAACCTGATGAAGATAGTCCTACCTGAGTTACAGAGGAACATCATGATCTCACAGACAAAGATGGAGAGGGAGTTCAGCagacagatggaggagaagaATAGACAGATGAAGGAGAAGGATAGACAGATGAAGGAGAAGGATAGACAGATGaaggagaaggatagagagatcgaggagaaggatagagtgaTTGTGGAAAGGGATGGAGATATAGAGGGACTGATAGAAAGACTGAGGGAAATGTGTAAATGA